One Brassica oleracea var. oleracea cultivar TO1000 chromosome C7, BOL, whole genome shotgun sequence genomic window carries:
- the LOC106305053 gene encoding putative ER lumen protein-retaining receptor C28H8.4: MMNAVKSRIQFAMSWIRRQPPKVKAFLAVVSAMAVLVFLRVIVHDNEYLFLASEAVHATGISVLIYKLTKERTCAGLSLKTQELTALYLGVRLYCSFVMEFDLHTLLDSAAFFTTLWVIYMIRLKLRATYMEDKDNFVIYYVVVPCIVVSFLIHPSTHHHIINRLFWALCVYLEAVSVLPQLRVMQNTKIVEPFTAHYVFALGIARFLNCAHWILEVLDTRGGLLTALGYGTYGLWPFMVILSEIIQTFILADFCYYYVQSLMGGQLVLRLPSGVV; encoded by the exons ATGATGAATGCGGTGAAGAGTCGGATTCAGTTCGCAATGTCGTGGATTCGCCGGCAGCCACCGAAGGTAAAGGCGTTTCTCGCTGTGGTTTCGGCAATGGCGGTCCTCGTCTTCCTCAGGGTGATTGTCCATGACAACGAATACCTTTTCTTGGCTTCCGAGGCCGTCCATGCCACGGGAATCTCCGTTCTTATATACAAGCTCACCAAGGAGAGGACTTGCGCTG GGTTATCTCTCAAGACGCAGGAGCTCACGGCTTTGTATCTGGGGGTTCGATTGTATTGTAGTTTTGTAATGGAGTTTGATCTTCACACGTTACTTGATTCTGCTGCTTTCTTCACCACTCTTTGGGTCATCTATATGATCCGTCTCAAGCTTAGAGCTACGTACATGGAGGATAAAGACAATTTTGTAATCTACTACGTT GTAGTCCCATGTATTGTTGTATCTTTCCTCATACACCCGTCAACACATCACCACATCATAAACAGGCTCTTTTGGGCACTTTGTGTTTATCTTGAAGCTGTTTCAGTTCTTCCCCAGTTAAGAGTCATGCAGAACACTAAG ATCGTGGAACCATTCACAGCACATTACGTGTTTGCTCTGGGAATCGCTAGGTTCTTGAATTGTGCACACTGGATCCTTGAG GTGTTGGATACGAGAGGGGGGTTACTGACCGCATTAGGGTATGGAACCTATGGACTATGGCCTTTCATGGTCATTCTCTCTGAAATCATCCAAACCTTCATTCTTGCAGATTTCTGCTATTACTATGTTCAGAG TTTAATGGGTGGACAGCTCGTCCTTCGTCTCCCGTCTGGTGTGGTCTAA
- the LOC106302872 gene encoding uncharacterized protein LOC106302872 — translation MASSSGARKYPKRLYDVDKTPIQSRSMNHSCFLANIQTVLEAVGDDVVSELRESAVGVILKLKELEYTWSASCVHHFLANQLAIDNIHEMWSLIDCMPLRFSLYEFGEITGLNCDPFDKNEIWDVEHESFWLEMNVPTSEGPTLKELQALFPICRNWSREKRVMIGLLCLLCIGIFGISSNSRIPLHCAKRVMDPAASQRYPWGSVGFTSLLESIKVLTYDGKKSYTLHGCVRELLIWVFEFVPGLGEKFGNRREGAGVPLLSWRGSRPRINFSDFCAQEKRTYQKPIEDRYPKWEDNKVHTELDNMIQDILKGQLDEKYWEVMPATKSTKRKSHVNPPCVLDTMDVGPSTKRKKDTEHVNGCHTSETVVAHNIAILGLVESVKNLTALME, via the exons ATGGCTTCTTCTTCTGGTGCAAGAAAGTATCCGAAAAGGCTGTATGATGTTGATAAAACCCCAATTCAGAGTAGGAGCATGAACCATAGTTGTTTTTTGGCCAACATTCAAACGGTGCTAGAAGCTGTCGGGGATGATGTTGTGTCTGAGTTGAGGGAATCAGCTGTTGGAGTGATTCTGAAGCTAAAAGAGTTGGAATACACTTGGTCTGCTTCCTGCGTTCACCATTTTCTCGCCAATCAATTGGCTATCGACAACATTCATGAGATGTGGTCCTTGATAGATTGTATGCCGCTGCGGTTTTCTTTGTACGAGTTTGGAGAGATTACGGGGCTAAATTGTGATCCTTTCGACAAGAATGAGATTTGGGATGTGGAGCATGAAAGTTTTTGGCTGGAGATGAACGTGCCCACATCAGAAGGACCTACATTGAAAGAGCTACAAGCCCTTTTTCCTATTTGCAGAAACTGGTCTCGAGAGAAGCGAGTGATGATAGGTTTGTTGTGTCTGCTATGCATTGGGATATTTGGAATTTCAAGCAACAGCAGAATCCCTTTACATTGTGCTAAAAGAGTGATGGATCCAGCAGCTTCCCAACGATATCCATGGGGAAGTGTAGGATTTACCAGCCTTCTTGAGTCTATTAAAGTACTCACCTATGATGGAAAGAAGAGTTACACACTTCATGGTTGTGTTCGTGAGCTCTTAATATGGGTTTTTGAGTTTGTCCCTGGTTTAGGAGAGAAATTTGGGAATCGGAGAGAAGGTGCTGGTGTCCCTCTTCTGTCATGGCGGGGATCTCGTCCGCGTATCAACTTCTCAGATTTCTGTGCCCAAGAAAAGAGAACATATCAGAAG CCAATAGAGGATAGATATCCGAAGTGGGAAGATAATAAAGTACATACTGAGCTGGATAACATGATTCAGGACATCCTCAAAGGTCAGCTTGATGAAAAGTATTGGGAAGTAATGCCTGCTACGAAATCGACAAAGAGAAAAAGTCACGTGAACCCACCTTGTGTTCTAGATACCATGGATGTGGGTCCTTCTACTAAGCGAAAGAAGGACACAGAACATGTCAACGGTTGCCACACATCAGAAACG GTTGTAGCTCACAACATCGCCATACTTGGGTTGGTTGAGTCGGTGAAGAACCTGACTGCATTGATGGAATAG